A part of Corynebacterium mustelae genomic DNA contains:
- the serA gene encoding phosphoglycerate dehydrogenase produces the protein MSQNGLPVVLIADKLAQSTVDALGDKVEVRWVDGPNRSELLKAVPEADALLVRSATTVDREVLEAAPKLKIVGRAGVGLDNVDIAAATERGVMVANAPTSNIHSACEHAISLLLSTARQIPAADKTLREKTWKRSAFNGVEIFGKTIGIVGFGHIGQLFAQRLAAFETTILAFDPYANPARAAQLGVELTDLDDLMSRSDFVTIHLPKTKETAGMFDAELLAKAKKGQIIINAARGGLVDEQALADAITAGHIRGAGFDVFETEPCTDSPLFSLPEVVVTPHLGASTVEAQDRAGTDVAASVLKALAGEFVADAVNVSGGRVGEEVALWLELARKLGLVAGHMLGKAPVRLEVEARGELSTEDVDVLGLSAVRGLFSGIIDEQVTFVNAPSIAEERGVKVEVSTAPQSVSHRSVLDVTAIASDGTRISVIGALTGLDKVEKIVRINGRGIDLRAAGRNLFFNYADAPGALGVVGTALGAAGINIVAAALTQESAGDGAVLILRVDSEVSQELLEQIASDLKAEAFQLDLG, from the coding sequence GTGAGCCAGAATGGCCTTCCTGTAGTTCTCATTGCAGACAAACTCGCGCAGTCCACAGTCGACGCGCTCGGAGATAAGGTGGAGGTGCGCTGGGTAGACGGGCCAAACCGCTCCGAATTACTAAAAGCAGTGCCCGAAGCCGATGCGCTACTAGTCAGATCGGCAACAACCGTGGACCGCGAGGTTCTCGAAGCTGCACCAAAGCTCAAGATTGTTGGTCGAGCTGGTGTTGGATTAGACAACGTGGATATTGCCGCTGCAACCGAGCGCGGAGTCATGGTGGCTAACGCGCCAACCTCTAATATTCATTCCGCATGCGAACATGCTATTTCCTTGTTGCTTTCTACTGCCCGGCAGATCCCTGCCGCAGACAAAACCCTTCGGGAGAAAACGTGGAAGCGGTCAGCATTTAATGGGGTGGAAATTTTCGGAAAAACCATTGGCATCGTGGGGTTTGGCCACATCGGGCAACTTTTCGCCCAGCGGTTGGCCGCATTCGAAACCACCATCCTTGCGTTCGACCCCTATGCGAACCCGGCGCGTGCCGCCCAATTGGGTGTGGAGCTTACCGATCTTGACGATCTCATGTCGCGTTCCGATTTTGTGACGATCCATTTGCCAAAGACCAAGGAAACCGCTGGCATGTTTGATGCTGAGCTGCTTGCCAAGGCAAAGAAGGGCCAAATTATCATTAATGCGGCGCGCGGCGGGCTTGTCGACGAGCAAGCGTTGGCGGACGCAATCACCGCGGGCCATATCCGGGGTGCTGGTTTTGACGTTTTTGAGACCGAGCCGTGCACGGATTCGCCGCTGTTTTCGCTGCCGGAAGTAGTAGTGACCCCACACCTGGGAGCATCTACCGTTGAGGCACAAGACCGGGCGGGCACCGATGTGGCTGCTTCGGTTCTTAAGGCACTAGCTGGGGAATTTGTCGCCGACGCCGTCAATGTTTCCGGTGGTCGTGTGGGCGAAGAGGTTGCCCTGTGGTTGGAATTGGCCCGCAAACTCGGTTTGGTGGCTGGCCACATGTTGGGTAAGGCACCGGTTCGATTGGAAGTTGAAGCTCGGGGCGAATTGTCCACTGAGGATGTTGACGTTCTAGGTTTGTCTGCGGTGCGCGGTTTGTTCTCCGGGATTATTGATGAGCAAGTTACGTTCGTTAATGCTCCGTCGATAGCGGAGGAACGCGGCGTTAAGGTGGAGGTTTCTACCGCACCGCAGTCAGTTTCGCACCGCTCGGTTTTGGACGTTACCGCCATTGCATCTGATGGCACGCGCATTTCCGTTATTGGTGCGTTGACTGGCTTAGATAAAGTCGAGAAGATCGTTCGGATTAATGGCCGTGGTATCGACCTTCGGGCTGCTGGCCGGAACTTGTTCTTCAACTATGCGGACGCACCAGGTGCACTGGGTGTAGTTGGTACGGCGTTAGGGGCTGCTGGCATTAACATTGTTGCTGCTGCTTTGACTCAGGAATCTGCTGGTGACGGTGCCGTGTTGATTCTGCGTGTTGATAGTGAGGTTTCCCAAGAGTTACTGGAACAGATCGCGTCGGATCTCAAGGCGGAAGCTTTCCAATTGGATCTAGGGTAG
- a CDS encoding winged helix-turn-helix transcriptional regulator has protein sequence MMPDTQWNVFFADCPSRTSLARIANKWTAMIVIYLATGPRRFGNIKKELTGISAKVLTDTLRALERDGIVNREEFPGIPVRVEYRLTDLGETLIEPLSALRQWAETYAADVMQAQAAYDTKFSQCASTETTGNRQNKTLPHITI, from the coding sequence ATGATGCCTGACACACAATGGAATGTGTTTTTCGCCGATTGCCCCTCCCGCACATCGCTTGCCCGAATAGCCAACAAATGGACGGCGATGATCGTGATCTACCTCGCAACCGGCCCCCGCCGGTTTGGCAACATCAAGAAGGAACTAACCGGGATCAGCGCCAAAGTACTCACTGACACTCTACGGGCATTGGAACGCGACGGGATTGTCAACCGTGAAGAATTCCCCGGAATCCCTGTTCGGGTGGAGTACCGACTCACAGACTTGGGTGAAACATTAATCGAACCCCTGTCAGCCTTGAGACAGTGGGCTGAAACATATGCAGCAGATGTTATGCAAGCCCAAGCAGCATACGACACTAAATTCTCCCAGTGCGCCAGCACTGAAACTACCGGCAACCGGCAAAATAAAACGTTACCCCACATTACCATCTGA
- a CDS encoding nuclear transport factor 2 family protein codes for MSQQSHQPRLIVEEYFAALANGRIADALSFLDPQVRWHQPGNNQFSGSYVGVDNVVAHIQKMMEFSQGTLTVQPTDVPMVNEQVVAVPVRFTGTRVTDAGETIEMDQSGIDLLTVNGGRIVEVRLFSQDNAAEDRFLG; via the coding sequence ATGTCACAGCAATCTCATCAACCACGTTTGATTGTAGAAGAGTACTTTGCTGCGTTGGCTAACGGCAGAATCGCTGACGCACTAAGCTTTTTAGATCCACAGGTGCGGTGGCACCAACCGGGCAACAACCAGTTCTCGGGTAGCTATGTGGGTGTCGATAATGTTGTTGCGCATATTCAAAAGATGATGGAATTTTCCCAAGGGACATTGACGGTGCAGCCAACCGATGTGCCGATGGTGAATGAACAAGTGGTTGCGGTTCCGGTTAGGTTTACCGGTACGCGGGTGACTGATGCGGGGGAGACGATAGAGATGGATCAAAGTGGGATTGATCTGTTGACGGTCAATGGTGGTCGCATCGTGGAAGTGCGATTGTTTTCGCAGGATAATGCTGCCGAGGATAGATTTCTTGGGTAG
- a CDS encoding ABC transporter ATP-binding protein → MSTKPVLSLENVSISVGDREICHDVSLTINEGECHVLIGPNGSGKSSLLCGLMGIKPFEITGGKALLGSTDLAGLSVDERARCGLGLAFQRPPSIPGVSVRRLAQAIGATSRLDATASQLGVEYLIDRDVNCGFSGGEVKRWEVAKLGLHDPTMCLLDEPESGVDLQQVNVVSSAINHLLHTPTSTGEKRAVLAITHTGFILDGVDAVMGHLMVDGRIVESAPPRELFDRIRKDGYVAA, encoded by the coding sequence ATGTCTACCAAACCGGTACTGAGTCTGGAAAACGTGAGTATTTCGGTAGGGGATAGGGAAATCTGCCATGATGTGTCACTGACGATTAACGAGGGCGAATGCCATGTTTTGATCGGGCCGAATGGGTCAGGTAAATCGTCATTGCTATGCGGTTTGATGGGAATTAAACCGTTTGAAATTACAGGAGGGAAAGCCCTATTGGGCTCAACTGACTTGGCGGGACTTTCAGTGGATGAGCGGGCCCGGTGTGGGTTGGGGCTAGCATTTCAGCGCCCACCATCGATTCCGGGGGTTTCCGTGCGTCGATTAGCGCAGGCGATAGGGGCAACAAGCCGGTTGGATGCCACTGCCAGCCAGCTTGGAGTGGAGTATCTTATCGACCGTGACGTGAACTGTGGTTTTTCTGGTGGTGAGGTAAAACGCTGGGAAGTGGCCAAGTTAGGACTTCATGATCCCACGATGTGTTTATTGGACGAACCAGAATCTGGTGTTGATTTGCAGCAAGTTAATGTGGTCAGTTCCGCTATTAATCATTTGTTGCATACCCCTACCAGTACGGGGGAGAAACGAGCGGTACTGGCCATTACGCACACTGGCTTCATTCTTGATGGGGTTGATGCGGTCATGGGGCATTTGATGGTTGATGGTCGGATAGTTGAATCGGCACCGCCACGTGAACTATTTGATCGCATTCGCAAAGACGGATACGTGGCAGCTTAA
- a CDS encoding SufD family Fe-S cluster assembly protein, which produces MMSNGIAPTAAPLMAAAENGIGPLSVTPELLASIGWAPEEQRAGTSIVVDHHFGSMVTNDPNVVVMPLAQALIQLPWVQELMFSLISPDEDEVLRRAFESTQEPLGTFTWVKDGARVTMPTQSFTVLTKPQERQFVHDITVIGKNAVVDSVSGAAVAPALTHATHVSVSETFIGDGAQVRSVDVDRWGANMTVHSYDRTSIGEGASTSSVSVAVSGLTKHHSDSVTTVGKDSSVTNHAIVFAPDGTTREMASTVVLTGPGAQAEQVARMVADGGVIRNRSTLRALVADAKGFLECDGLMLKDVGQIESIPALDAQVARAQLSHEASVGMIDDDKLDYLRAMGLAEDDARDLIVQGFLNLDDQRIPASVRSTVENLVTAARGAEKM; this is translated from the coding sequence ATGATGAGCAATGGAATTGCTCCTACAGCTGCACCATTGATGGCGGCAGCGGAAAATGGGATCGGTCCGCTAAGTGTTACTCCTGAGTTGTTAGCATCGATCGGTTGGGCGCCGGAAGAGCAACGCGCGGGGACAAGTATCGTAGTTGATCATCATTTTGGGTCTATGGTAACCAATGACCCCAATGTGGTGGTTATGCCGTTAGCCCAGGCGCTCATTCAGTTGCCGTGGGTGCAGGAATTGATGTTTAGCCTTATCAGCCCAGATGAGGACGAGGTGTTGCGCCGGGCGTTTGAATCGACCCAAGAACCATTGGGTACATTTACGTGGGTTAAAGACGGCGCGCGGGTGACTATGCCAACCCAGTCGTTTACTGTTTTGACTAAGCCGCAGGAGCGGCAATTTGTGCATGACATCACGGTTATTGGAAAGAATGCCGTTGTTGATAGTGTTTCCGGTGCTGCGGTTGCGCCGGCGCTGACGCATGCGACGCACGTATCGGTTTCGGAGACTTTCATCGGCGACGGGGCACAGGTTCGTTCCGTTGATGTTGACAGGTGGGGTGCCAACATGACTGTGCACTCCTACGACCGCACGTCGATTGGCGAGGGCGCTAGCACTAGTTCGGTCTCTGTTGCGGTATCGGGATTGACAAAGCATCATTCGGATTCGGTAACGACTGTGGGCAAGGACTCGTCGGTGACTAATCACGCCATCGTTTTTGCTCCTGACGGGACTACCCGCGAGATGGCGTCAACAGTGGTGTTGACCGGCCCCGGTGCTCAGGCAGAGCAGGTGGCTCGCATGGTTGCTGATGGTGGTGTGATTCGCAACCGTTCAACGCTTCGGGCGTTGGTCGCCGATGCCAAAGGTTTCTTGGAATGCGACGGCTTGATGCTCAAAGATGTTGGTCAGATCGAGTCGATTCCGGCCTTAGATGCCCAGGTGGCTCGGGCGCAGCTTTCGCATGAAGCGTCAGTAGGCATGATTGATGACGATAAACTCGACTATCTTCGCGCGATGGGACTGGCCGAGGACGACGCACGGGATTTGATAGTGCAAGGTTTCTTGAATCTAGACGATCAGCGCATCCCAGCGTCGGTTCGATCCACTGTGGAGAATTTAGTGACGGCGGCCCGTGGCGCTGAGAAGATGTAG